Proteins from a single region of Ailuropoda melanoleuca isolate Jingjing chromosome 15, ASM200744v2, whole genome shotgun sequence:
- the LOC100484316 gene encoding LOW QUALITY PROTEIN: olfactory receptor 6C2-like (The sequence of the model RefSeq protein was modified relative to this genomic sequence to represent the inferred CDS: substituted 1 base at 1 genomic stop codon) produces the protein MMRNQRITTFILLGLTEDPQLQIPIFMFLFLTYMFSITGNLTIIVLTLVDSHLKTPMYFFLQNFALLEISFTSACIPRYLYNIATGNRSITYSFCVIQVFYIDAFGVTEFFLLDIMSYDCYVAICKPLHYVTIMNNNICGKSVLCCWTAGVLVILPPLIMIVSLXFCDSNVIDYFFCDSTPILKISCSDTWLLEQMVITCAVLALITTLLCVALSYVYIIKTILRFPSAQQRKRAFSTCSSHMIVVSITYGSCIFIYVKPSAKESVAINKSVTVLMMSIAPMLNPFICTLRNKQVRQAFSDSFKRIALSSKK, from the coding sequence ATGATGAGAAATCAGAGAATAACAACCTTCATTCTCCTTGGACTGACAGAGGACCCCCAACTTCAGATTccaatttttatgtttctatttctcaCTTACATGTTCAGTATAACTGGGAATCTGACCATCATAGTCCTCACTTTGGTCGACTCACACCTCAAAAcacccatgtactttttcctacAGAATTTTGCTTTATTAGAAATTTCATTCACATCTGCTTGTATTCCTAGATATTTATACAACATAGCAACAGGCAACAGATCAATAACTTATAGTTTCTGTGTCATTCAAGTGTTTTATATTGATGCATTTGGGGtaacagaattttttcttttggacatTATGTCTTATGACTGCTATGTAGCCATCTGCAAACCCCTGCATTATGTAACCATCATGAACAACAACATCTGTGGAAAATCTGTCCTCTGCTGCTGGACAGCTGGTGTGTTGGTCATACTCCCACCACTTATCATGATAGTAAGTCTATAATTCTGTGACTCGAATGTAATTGATTATTTCTTCTGTGATTCAACTCCTATCTTGAAGATTTCATGCTCAGATACGTGGCTTTTAGAGCAAATGGTGATAACCTGTGCTGTATTGGCCTTAATCACAACCCTTCTGTGTGTTGCTCTGTCCTACGTATACATTATCAAGACCATTCTAAGATTCCCCTCTGCCCAGCAAAGAAAAAGGGCCTTTTCCACCTGTTCTTCTCACATGATTGTTGTTTCCATCACATATGGAAGTTGTATCTTCATCTATGTCAAACCTTCAGCAAAGGAATCAGTGGCTATTAATAAGAGTGTGACTGTGCTAATGATGTCCATAGCTCCCATGTTGAACCCATTCATTTGcactttaagaaacaaacaagtgaGACAAGCCTTCAGTGACTCCTTCAAAAGAATTGCGTTATCCTCAAAGAAGTAA